A section of the bacterium HR34 genome encodes:
- the ylaC gene encoding RNA polymerase sigma factor YlaC has protein sequence MNKPQDIKQYFSNIYDKYFDSIYKFIFLKTPSKETAQDITSDVFLKFFNYIVKNGYKSINNPRAFLYKTARNLISDYYRKNSHIPFSQLPDDLPDLEQGIEQKIDIDIQINFVKKQLQQLPQEYQDIIIMYYLEEIPIKEIAEIVDKTENNVRVIIHRCLQHLKQSLQ, from the coding sequence ATGAATAAACCGCAAGATATAAAACAATATTTTTCTAATATATACGACAAATACTTTGACAGTATTTATAAATTTATATTTCTTAAAACTCCTTCAAAAGAAACAGCACAAGATATCACTTCAGATGTCTTCTTGAAATTTTTCAACTACATTGTTAAAAATGGATACAAATCTATAAACAACCCCCGCGCCTTTTTATACAAAACAGCAAGAAACCTCATATCAGATTATTACAGAAAAAACTCCCATATCCCATTCTCTCAATTGCCAGACGACCTCCCAGATCTGGAACAAGGCATAGAGCAAAAAATAGATATTGATATTCAAATTAACTTTGTCAAAAAACAGCTCCAACAACTTCCGCAAGAATATCAGGACATTATAATAATGTATTATTTAGAGGAAATTCCAATCAAAGAAATTGCTGAAATTGTGGACAAAACAGAAAACAATGTTAGGGTTATAATCCACCGCTGCCTACAACACCTCAAACAAAGCCTCCAATAG